Proteins encoded together in one Bacteroides zoogleoformans window:
- the rsgA gene encoding ribosome small subunit-dependent GTPase A: protein MKGLVIRNTGSWYLVHTDDGKDVECKIKGNFRLKGIRSTNPVAVGDRVRIILNQEGTAFISEIEDRKNYIIRRASNLSKQSHILAANLDQCMLIVTVNYPETSTTFIDRFLASAEAYRVPVRIIFNKTDAYNEEELRYLDALAHLYTTIGYRCFKVSAREGTGIELLKEELKGRVTLFSGHSGVGKSTLINALLPDQDIKTGEISSYHNKGMHTTTFSEMFPVPGDGYLIDTPGIKGFGTFDMEEEEIGHYFPEIFKASADCRYGNCTHRHEPGCAVRKAVEEHLISESRYASYLNMLEDKEEGKYRAAY, encoded by the coding sequence TTGAAGGGACTCGTAATCAGAAACACCGGAAGCTGGTACTTGGTACACACCGACGACGGTAAGGATGTGGAGTGTAAAATCAAAGGCAACTTCCGCCTGAAAGGCATACGCAGCACCAATCCCGTGGCTGTGGGCGACCGGGTACGAATCATCCTGAATCAAGAAGGCACAGCCTTCATCAGTGAAATAGAAGACCGTAAGAACTACATCATCCGCCGGGCATCCAACCTCTCCAAGCAATCGCATATCCTCGCTGCCAATCTCGACCAGTGCATGCTGATAGTGACCGTGAACTATCCGGAGACCTCCACCACCTTCATCGACCGTTTTCTGGCCTCGGCCGAAGCCTACCGCGTGCCGGTGCGAATCATCTTCAACAAGACGGATGCCTATAATGAAGAAGAGCTCCGCTATTTAGACGCACTTGCCCACCTCTACACCACCATCGGCTATCGTTGCTTCAAGGTGTCGGCCCGTGAGGGTACAGGCATCGAACTCCTCAAAGAGGAGCTCAAAGGACGGGTGACGCTCTTCTCCGGACACTCCGGTGTGGGCAAGTCCACACTCATCAATGCTCTGCTGCCCGACCAGGACATCAAGACCGGCGAGATTTCCTCCTATCACAACAAGGGGATGCACACCACTACTTTCTCTGAGATGTTCCCAGTGCCGGGCGACGGATACCTCATCGACACTCCGGGCATCAAAGGATTCGGCACTTTCGACATGGAAGAAGAAGAGATAGGGCACTATTTCCCGGAGATATTCAAAGCTTCAGCCGATTGCCGCTATGGCAACTGCACCCATCGCCACGAACCGGGATGCGCCGTGCGCAAGGCCGTGGAAGAGCACTTGATCAGCGAATCGCGCTACGCCTCTTACCTGAACATGCTGGAAGACAAAGAAGAGGGAAAGTACAGAGCAGCCTATTGA
- the frr gene encoding ribosome recycling factor encodes MRDVKEILDEAQEKMDMAVMYLEEALVHIRAGKADTRLLDGIRVDSYGSMVPINNVAAVTTPDARSIAIKPWDKSMFRPIEKAIIDSSLGIMPENNGEIIRIGIPPLTEERRKQLAKQCKGEGETAKVSVRNARRDAIDALKKSVKEGLAEDAQKGGEEKLQKIHDKYIKQMDDMLAAKDKEIMTV; translated from the coding sequence ATGAGAGACGTAAAAGAAATCTTAGACGAAGCACAAGAGAAAATGGATATGGCAGTGATGTATCTGGAAGAAGCACTGGTACACATCCGCGCAGGCAAAGCTGATACCCGTTTGCTGGACGGCATCCGTGTAGATTCTTACGGCAGTATGGTGCCCATCAACAATGTGGCGGCCGTGACCACTCCCGATGCACGAAGCATCGCCATCAAACCTTGGGATAAGAGCATGTTCCGCCCCATCGAAAAAGCCATCATCGACTCCAGCCTCGGCATCATGCCCGAAAATAACGGCGAGATTATCCGCATCGGCATTCCGCCACTGACCGAGGAACGCCGTAAACAACTGGCCAAGCAATGCAAAGGCGAAGGCGAAACAGCCAAAGTGAGCGTGCGCAACGCCCGTCGCGATGCCATCGACGCCCTGAAGAAGTCCGTGAAAGAAGGTCTGGCGGAAGATGCCCAAAAAGGTGGCGAAGAAAAGCTGCAAAAGATTCATGATAAGTACATCAAGCAGATGGACGACATGCTGGCAGCCAAAGACAAGGAAATAATGACAGTATAA